The following are encoded in a window of Mustela nigripes isolate SB6536 chromosome 1, MUSNIG.SB6536, whole genome shotgun sequence genomic DNA:
- the LOC132005340 gene encoding olfactory receptor 5W2-like: MAVENCTMITDFLLLGLSSRKDVQQGLFVLFLLVYGITIIANLGMILLIKLDTRLHTPMYYFLSNLSFCDVCYSSTVSPKMLVDFLSEQKRIPYNLCAIQMYFFGFFADVECLMLAVMAYDRYVAICNPLLYTIAMSRKICIQLVSLAYFVGLVDSAIHTCCTFRLSLCNSNIINHFFCDIPPLLALSSSDTSINEIVMFTFIGCVVGCSIITVLLSYSYIIATILRMNSAEGRRKAFSTCASHLTAVAIFHGTLLFMYFRPSSSYSMDTDKMSSVFYTVVIPMLNPLIYSLRNKDVKGALKKAISTKLCSV, from the coding sequence ATGGCTGTTGAGAACTGCACCATGATTACTGACTTCCTACTCCTAGGACTCTCTAGCAGAAAGGATGTGCAACAGGGGCTCTTTGTACTCTTTCTACTGGTTTATGGGATAACCATAATTGCCAATTTAGGGATGATCCTGCTGATCAAGCTTGACACCAGGCTCCATACGCCCATGTATTATTTCCTGAGCAATCTGTCTTTCTGCGATGTCTGCTACTCTTCCACTGTCTCTCCCAAGATGCTGGTTGACTTCTTATCTGAGCAAAAGAGGATTCCATATAATTTATGTGCAATTCAGATGTATTTTTTTGGGTTCTTTGCAGATGTGGAATGTCTCATGTTGGCTGTCATGGCTTATGACCGGTATGTCGCCATTTGTAATCCACTTCTTTACACAATCGCCATGTCCAGGAAAATCTGCATCCAGCTCGTGTCCCTTGCTTACTTTGTGGGCTTAGTGGATTCAGCAATCCACACCTGCTGCACATTCCGACTGTCACTCTGCAATTCCAATATCATCAACCACTTTTTCTGTGACATCCCACCCTTGCTAGCCCTCTCCTCTTCAGATACATCCATCAACGAGATAGTGATGTTCACTTTCATTGGTTGTGTGGTGGGGTGCAGCATCATTACTGTTCTCCTCTCCTACAGCTACATCATTGCTACCATCCTTAGAATGAACTCAGCTGAGGGGAGACGCAAAGCCTTCTCTACATGCGCCTCCCACTTGACCGCAGTGGCTATATTTCATGGCACACTCCTGTTCATGTATTTCCGACCCAGCTCCAGTTACTCAATGGACACAGACAAAATGTCCTCTGTCTTCTACACGGTGGTCATTCCTATGTTAAACCCGCTCATCTACAGTTTAAGGAATAAGGATGTGAAAGGTGCCCTGAAAAAAGCAATCAGCACCAAATTATGTTCTGTGTGA
- the LOC132010160 gene encoding olfactory receptor 5I1-like: protein MLRWLLILPSLLCHNFRSPKALQRMEIGNHTVKTVFFLLGFSDHPELWRILFAVFLFIYSVTLMGNLGMMLLITTSSHLHTPMYFFLCVLSFVDACYSSVIAPKLLADLVSDKKTISYKGCAAQLYFFCSLVDTESFLLAVMAYDRYIAICNPLLYTVIMSQKICCQLALGAFLGGTMSSIIHTTNTFHLSFCSKEINHFFCDISPLFSLSCTDTYMHDIILVVFAGLVEAICLLAVLLSYVCIIAAILKTGSAEGRRKGFSTCASHLTIVTIYHGTLIFIYLRPSTGHSLDIDKVTSVFYTLIIPMLNPLIYSLRNKDVKKALRKMISRKLFS, encoded by the coding sequence ATGCTGAGGTGGCTGTTAATATTGCCATCATTGCTGTGCCACAACTTCAGAAGTCCAAAGGCACTGCAGAGGATGGAGATTGGGAACCACACTGTGaagactgtttttttcctcttgggaTTTAGTGACCATCCAGAACTTTGGAGGATTCtttttgctgtgtttctttttatctacTCTGTTACTCTCATGGGGAATTTGGGGATGATGTTATTAATCACAACTAGTTCCCACTTGCACACTCCgatgtattttttcctctgtgtatTGTCATTTGTAGATGCATGCTACTCTTCCGTAATTGCCCCCAAATTACTTGCGGACTTGGTTTCTGATAAAAAAACCATTTCTTATAAGGGCTGTGCTGcacaattatattttttctgCTCTTTGGTTGACACAGAATCTTTCCTCTTGGCTGTCATGGCTTATGACCGGTACATAGCAATCTGCAACCCACTGCTTTATACAGTTATTATGTCCCAGAAGATTTGCTGCCAGCTTGCCCTTGGAGCATTTTTGGGAGGTACCATGAGCTCAATTATTCACACTACTAATACCTTTCATCTGTCTTTCTGCTCCAAAGAAATTAACCATTTCTTCTGTGATATCTCCCCACTCTTCTCTCTGTCCTGCACTGATACCTACATGCATGACATTATTCTGGTAGTCTTCGCTGGTTTGGTGGAGGCTATCTGTCTTCTAGCAGTCCTTCTCTCTTATGTCTGCATCATAGCAGCTATTCTTAAAACAGGTTCtgctgaaggaagaagaaaagggttTTCCACTTGTGCCTCCCATCTGACCATAGTCACGATCTACCATGGcactctcatttttatttatttgcgccCCAGCACTGGTCATTCACTGGATATTGACAAAGTGACCTCTGTGTTCTACACATTGATTATACCTATGTTGAATCCCCTAATTTACAGTCTAAGGAACAAAGATGTCAAAAAAGCCTTAAGGAAAATGATCAGCcgaaaattgttttcttaa
- the LOC132005973 gene encoding olfactory receptor 5L1-like: protein MAEIQEENCTSMTEFILLGLTDAPELNVFLFLLFLLIYGVTVWGNLGMIAVIQVSSQLHTPMYFFLSHLSFVDFCYSTIIVPKMLSNILHRDKAISFLGCMVQFYLFCSFAITEVFLLAVMAYDRFVAICNPLLYTVTMSQNLCMELVSCCYLWGMVCSLIHLCLALEIPSYRSNVINHFFCDLPPLLSLACSDVSVNELTVFIVATANEIITIVIIFTSYLLILLTILRMRSAEGRHKAFSTCASHLTAILVFHGTILFIYCRPSSGNSVDTDKVATVFYTIVIPMLNPLIYSLRNKDVKAALKKILTLITCKHPSSK from the exons ATGGCAGAAATTCAGGAGGAGAACTGCACCTCCATGACAGAGTTCATCCTTCTTGGATTAACAGATGCCCCTGAGCTGAacgtcttcctcttcctgctgttccTTCTCATCTATGGAGTCACAGTTTGGGGAAATCTAGGCATGATTGCAGTAATTCAGGTCAGCTCTCAACTTCACActcccatgtactttttcctcagCCACTTGTCCTTTGTGGATTTTTGCTACTCCACGATCATCGTGCCAAAGATGCTGTCCAATATCTTACACAGGGACAAAGCCATCTCCTTCCTAGGATGCATGGtgcaattctatttattttgttcctttgcaATCACTGAGGTCTTCCTGCTGgctgtgatggcctatgaccgctttGTGGCCATCTGCAACCCACTGCTGTACACTGTCACTATGTCCCAGAATCTCTGTATGGAGCTGGTTTCCTGCTGCTACCTCTGGGGGATGGTGTGTTCTCTGATCCACTTGTGTTTAGCTCTTGAGATCCCATCCTATAGATCAAATGTGATTAATCACTTCTTTTGTGATCTACCCCCTCTCTTATCACTTGCTTGCTCTGATGTCTCTGTTAATGAACTCACGGTGTTCATTGTGGCCACTGCCAATGAGATCATCACCATTGTGATCATTTTCACCTCCTACTTGCTGATTCTCCTCACCATCCTGAGGATGCGCTCTGCAGAGGGAAGGCACAAAGCCTTTTCCACCTGTGCCTCCCACCTCACAGCCATCCTTGTCTTCCATGGaactattcttttcatttattgccGGCCCAGTTCTGGCAACAGTGTGGATACGGACAAGGTGGCCACGGTGTTCTACACCATAGTGATTCCCATGCTGAACCCCCTCATCTACAGCTTGAGGAACAAGGATGTGAAAGCAGCTCTCAAGAAA ATCCTTACCCTAATCACATGTAAACACCCTTCCTCCAAATAA